A region from the Lolium perenne isolate Kyuss_39 chromosome 4, Kyuss_2.0, whole genome shotgun sequence genome encodes:
- the LOC127293238 gene encoding uncharacterized protein produces the protein MQRRRAQTWAGVGKTAQAAAAHAALFCFTLLLALRVDGRTDYSWWIIFIPLWLFHSVAARGRFSMPAPSLPHGRHWAPCHSVVAAPLLIAFELLLCIYLESVRVRNQPAVDMKIVFLPLLTFEVIILIDNFRMCKALMPGDEESMSDEAIWETLPHFWVAISMVFLIAATTFTLLKLSGDVGALGWWDLFINYGIAECFAFLVCTRWFNPMIHRPPTHGEASSSSTAIRYRDWESGLVLPSLEDHEHERICGLPDIGGHFMKIPLVVFQVLLCMRLEGTPPSARYIPIFALFSPLFILQGAGVLFSLGRLVEKVVLLLRNGPVSPNYLTVSSKVRDCFAFLHHGSRLLGWWSIDEGSKEEQARLFYTESNGYNTFSGYPPEVVKKMPKKDLAEEVWRLQAALGEQSEITKSTQQEYERLQNEKVLCRICYEGEICMVLLPCRHRTLCKSCSDKCKRCPICRNPIDERMAVYDV, from the exons ATGCAGCGGCGCCGGGCGCAGACGTGGGCCGGGGTCGGGAAGacggcgcaggcggcggcggcgcacgccGCGCTCTTCTGCTTCACGCTCCTCCTCGCGCTCAGGGTCGACGGCCGCACCGACTACTCCTGGTG GATTATATTCATCCCGCTATGGCTATTCCATAGCGTCGCCGCCCGCGGAAGGTTTTCAATGCCAGCCCCTTCGCTGCCTCACGGGCGACAT TGGGCTCCTTGCCATTCCGTCGTCGCCGCGCCGCTGCTGATCGCGTTCGAGCTGCTTCTCTGCATTTATCTTGAAAGCGTAAGAG TTAGAAATCAACCAGCTGTTGATATGAAGATTGTGTTCCTCCCTCTGCTCACCTTTGAAGTGATCATTCTCATCGACAATTTTAG AATGTGTAAAGCTCTAATGCCAGGAGATGAAGAAAGCATGAGCGACGAAGCTATTTGGGAAACACTTCCT CATTTTTGGGTCGCAATCTCTATGGTGTTTCTTATAGCTGCTACAACCTTCACACTTCTCAAGTTGTCTG GTGATGTTGGTGCTTTGGGATGGTGGGATTTATTTATAAATTATGG GATTGCGGAGTGTTTTGCTTTTCTTGTTTGTACAAGATGGTTCAATCCCATGATTCATAGGCCTCCCACTCACGGGGAGGCTAGCTCGTCGTCAACCGCGATTAGATATCGTGATTGGGAGAGTGGTCTTGTCCTCCCATCACTGGAAGACCATGAACATGAGAGAATTTGTGGCCTTCCAGACATAGGAGGTCATTTCATGAAAATACCTCTGGTGGTTTTCCAAGTTCTGCTTTGTATGCGGTTAGAG GGTACACCACCTAGTGCTCGCTACATTCCTATATTTGCTCTTTTCTCCCCACTATTTATTCTACAAGGAGCTGGTGTCCTATTTTCACTAGGAAGATTGGTTGAGAAAGTTGTTCTGCTACTGCGTAATGGACCAGTTAGTCCTAATTACCTTACCGTATCATCAAAAGTCCGCGATTGCTTTGCTTTTCTTCATCACGGTTCAAG GCTTCTTGGTTGGTGGTCTATCGATGAAGGGAGCAAGGAAGAGCAGGCCCGGCTGTTTTATACTGAATCTAATGG GTACAACACATTCTCAGGCTACCCACCTGAGGTAGTAAAGAAAATGCCTAAGAAGGATTTAGCAGAAGAG GTTTGGAGACTCCAAGCTGCATTGGGAGAGCAGTCTGAAATCACGAAATCTACTCAGCAGGAATATGAAAGGCTTCAAAAT GAGAAGGTACTTTGTAGGATTTGCTATGAAGGAGAAATATGCATGGTCTTACTTCCTTGCCGGCACAGAACTTTATGCAA GTCTTGTTCGGATAAGTGCAAGAGATGTCCAATCTGCCGTAACCCCATTGATGAGCGCATGGCTGTATATGATGTTTAA